One Etheostoma cragini isolate CJK2018 chromosome 6, CSU_Ecrag_1.0, whole genome shotgun sequence DNA window includes the following coding sequences:
- the LOC117946098 gene encoding protein asteroid homolog 1-like: MGVQGLCTLLENHQDVYRDVRFRRNRLVIDGCNLLHLLYFDSGLDQNHGGEFAAFEALIEKFVKALSDCRITPYVVLDGGSDYTDKKLETVTERATDRVNRAHKAAVEGSHQGILPQLANIVFIQTLARLEVQVAKCYGEADQEIAALASEWRCPVLSVDSDFFIFDLPGPVGLLPISHFQWEAVQGTGSQRYIPCKGYTTSSFCIVFQIQPRVLPAFAALAGNDYVKLQRSESPIKWAQFAGPDAYWKTRRLEGLLRWLRSFSEPRDAFGAALGLMGGLSEDKKKHLLQDLHWGMEEYKLPPSSLKKFFIHGVVPPFPAVEEVAGRVPDWVRLPLTQARLTSDILDVLLLRRNSLNNPVEHGDMPSCHLMSRPLRQLMYGLLLDEGEEVTERDRDGLQVIFSPVKAVVPGNGQQLTLNSLDQADPSLRLQVLLEALGMTEASLSVLPPQLRLPVAATYYWRNAQPRADGKLLKALLLGLSNGDTLSQRAALQLPNQQGGQNLDVRLVHAINQWKSCLKVSIQLNQLLGNPLPEPPIARLFQGTLIHQLVHRMRSGEKTKLFRKKERSCARLYQTMMTLVHQVHTQKAPAALERHQRAAAASPAPWRRPLDDLTPNLTLNLTQLFLLYGDDDEEAVTEACSSVKVQEDLHLTELVSVKTRYRAKERNNRCRNPELARKEECRGWDLL; this comes from the exons ATGGGGGTCCAGGGACTGTGCACTCTGTTGGAGAATCACCAGGACGTCTACCGGGACGTCCGGTTCAGGCGGAACCGGCTCGTGATTGACGGCTGCAACCTCCTCCACCTGCTCTACTTCGACTCAG GTCTGGACCAGAATCACGGCGGCGAGTTTGCTGCATTCGAGGCGCTGATTGAGAAGTTCGTCAAAGCCCTCAGCGACTGCCGGATCACGCCGTACGTGGTGCTGGACGGAGGCTCGGACTACACGGACAAGAAGCTGGAAACTGTGACTGAAAGAGCCACAGATCGCGTCAATAGAGCCCATAAAGCGGCCGTGGAGGGCAGTCACCAGGGCATCCTGCCACAGCTGGCCAATATAGTCTTCATACAGACTCTGGCGCGGCTGGAGGTCCAGGTGGCCAAGTGCTACGGAGAAGCTGACCAGGAGATCGCGGCCCTGGCCAGCGAGTGGCGGTGCCCGGTGCTGTCTGTAGACAGCGACTTCTTCATCTTCGACCTGCCGGGGCCGGTGGGGCTGCTGCCCATATCCCACTTCCAGTGGGAGGCGGTACAAGGGACCGGCTCGCAGCGCTACATCCCCTGCAAGGGCTACACCACATCCAGCTTCTGCATCGTCTTCCAGATCCAGCCCCGGGTCCTGCCCGCCTTCGCCGCTCTGGCAGGGAACGACTACGTGAAGCTGCAGAGGAGCGAGTCGCCCATCAAGTGGGCTCAGTTCGCCGGTCCAGACGCCTACTGGAAGACAAGGCGCCTGGAGGGGCTGCTCCGCTGGCTGAGGTCCTTCAGCGAGCCGCGGGATGCCTTCGGGGCGGCGCTGGGGCTGATGGGAGGACTGAGCGAGGACAAAAAGAAGCACCTGCTGCAAGATCTGCATTGGGGCATGGAGGAGTACAAACTCCCTCCCAGCTCCCTGAAGAAGTTCTTCATCCATGGGGTGGTGCCTCCGTTCCCAGCTGTGGAAGAG GTGGCGGGTCGTGTCCCAGACTGGGTCCGGCTGCCGCTGACCCAGGCCCGGCTGACGTCAGACATCCTGGACGTCCTGCTGCTGCGCAGGAACTCGCTCAACAACCCCGTGGAGCACGGGGACATGCCCAGCTGTCACCTGATGTCCCGGCCGCTGCGCCAGCTGATGTACGGGCTGCTGCTCGACGAGGGCGAGGAGGTGACGGAGCGAGACAGAGACGGACTGCAGGTCATTTTCAGCCCAGTCAAAGCTGTCGTCCCAGGCAACGGACAGCAGCTGACACTCAACTCGCTGGATCAG GCGGATCCCTCTCTGCGTCTGCAGGTGTTACTGGAGGCTCTGGGCATGACCGAGGCCTCTTTGAGCGTCCTGCCGCCTCAGCTGCGCCTCCCGGTGGCCGCCACCTACTACTGGCGAAACGCTCAACCTAGGGCGGACGGGAAGCTGCTGAAGGCGCTGCTGCTGGGCCTGAGCAATGGGGACACACTGAGTCAGAGAGCAG CTCTGCAGCTTCCAAACCAGCAAGGTGGACAAAACCTGGATGTGCGCCTAGTTCACGCCATCAACCAATGGAAGAGCTGCCTGAAGGTCAGCATCCAGCTGAACCAGCTGCTGGGCAACCCCTTACCTGAACCCCCGATCGCCAG GTTGTTTCAGGGGACGCTGATCCACCAGCTGGTCCACAGGATGAGgtcaggagaaaaaacaaagctcTTTCGGAAGAAGGAGCGCTCCTGTGCGAGACTGTACCAAACCATGATGACCCTCGTCCACCAGGTCCACACTCAGAAGGCGCCTGCAGCACTAGAGAGACATCAGCGAGCGGCGGCAGCGTCTCCGGCTCCGTGGCGGCGGCCTCTGGACGACCTGACCCCCAACCTGACCCTTAACCTGACGCAGCTCTTCCTCCTGTACGGGGACGACGACGAGGAGGCGGTGACCGAAGCGTGCAGCTCGGTCAAAGTGCAGGAGGATCTGCATCTAACCGAACTGGTGTCGGTGAAAACTCGCTACAGAGCCAAGGAGAGAAACAACCGGTGCAGGAACCCAGAACTGGCCCGCAAAGAGGAGTGCCGGGGCTGGGACCTGCTCTGA
- the aldh5a1 gene encoding succinate-semialdehyde dehydrogenase, mitochondrial, with protein MSTFCVLRTRCFLRQVFPGLPAAMQRHYSLDVSAPLLRTQGYVDGRWVSAASVFPVLDPATGEEIARVSDCGPAEAKQAVDAAYKAFHSWKQYSAKERSVLLRKWFDLMMLHKEDLAKLITFECGKPLQESLGEIAYSASFLEWFSEEARRVYGDVVPPAAKDRKILLLKQPVGVSSIITPVSSQSEALWRRLWNRRFRERQKQEVRPLQHIPGYLESWSVRLCLPPQVVHQVSDAVSRGATVLRGGKRLGGSFMEPTLLAGVTTEMICTQEETFGPLLPVIRFSTEDEALAIANASSVGLAGYFYSQDVGQIWRVAEALEVGMVGVNEGLLSTAEATFGGVKQSGLGREGSKYGVDEYLEVKYMCFGGLKP; from the exons ATGTCCACTTTCTGTGTGCTGAGGACTCGATGCTTCCTCCGGCAGGTCTTCCCCGGCCTGCCCGCCGCCATGCAGAGGCACTACAGCCTGGATGTGTCCGCTCCGCTGCTGCGGACGCAGGGCTACGTGGACGGGCGCTGGGTCTCCGCAGCCTCGGTGTTCCCGGTGCTGGACCCTGCCACCGGGGAGGAGATAGCCCGGGTGTCAGACTGTGGCCCCGCTGAGGCCAAGCAGGCTGTGGACGCTGCGTACAAGGCGTTTCATTCCTGGAAGCAATACAGCGCCAAG GAGCGGAGCGTCCTGTTGAGGAAGTGGTTCGACCTGATGATGCTGCACAAAGAAGACCTGGCCAAACTGATCACGTTCGAATGT GGGAAGCCCCTGCAGGAGTCTCTCGGGGAGATTGCGTACTCCGCCTCCTTCCTGGAGTGGTTTTCGGAGGAGGCCCGGCGAGTGTACGGCGACGTGGTCCCGCCAGCCGCCAAAGACCGAAAGATCCTCCTCCTCAAACAGCCCGTGGGCGTGTCCTCCATCATCACACCGGtgagcagccaatcagaagctcTGTGGAGGAGACTCTGGAACAGAagattcagagagagacaga AACAGGAAGTAAGACCCCTCCAACACATCCCGGGTTATCTGGAGTCCTGGTCAGTGCGTCTCTGTCTGCCCCCCCAGGTGGTCCACCAGGTGTCGGACGCCGTGTCGAGGGGAGCGACGGTGCTGCGGGGGGGGAAGCGTCTGGGCGGCTCCTTCATGGAGCCCACCCTGCTGGCCGGCGTCACCACGGAGATGATCTGCACCCAGGAGGAGACCTTCGGCCCGCTGCTGCCCGTCATCAG ATTCTCCACGGAGGACGAGGCTCTGGCGATCGCCAACGCGTCCAGCGTCGGGCTGGCAG GTTACTTCTACTCGCAGGACGTGGGTCAGATCTGGCGGGTGGCGGAGGCGTTGGAGGTCGGGATGGTCGGAGTCAACGAGGGCCTCCTGTCCACCGCCGAGGCCACGTTCGGGGGGGTCAAACAGTCCGGCCTGGGCCGCGAAGGCTCCAAGTACGGCGTGGACGAGTACCTGGAGGTCAAGTACATGTGCTTCGGGGGCCTGAAACCCTGA